The genomic DNA CCTGCTTCATACGCCAATCCTACCGCGGGAAACAATTGGGGATCAACCGGGTAAAAATTAAGCTGAACCCCGGCCGATAGATCGAGTTTGGGGAAAGAATTGGAAAGCCGCTCCGGATAGGTCAATGCCAACTGAATGGGAAGCCGCATGTCACAGCGGCCCAATTGAGCGATGGTCGAACCATCGTTCAATTCGACCATCGAATGAATGACGCTCTCCGGATGAATGACCACATCGATCCGGTCAAATGGCATCCCGAACAACCAATGCGCTTCAATGACCTCCAGTCCTTTGTTGAACATCGTGGCGGAATCGATGGTAATTTTGCCGCCCATTGACCAATTGGGATGGTTTAATGCCTGTTCCAAGGTCACATGGGCCAACTCTTCCGGCTGGAAAGTCCGAAACGGTCCGCCCGATGCGGTTAGTAATAAGCGCCGAACCTGATTGGGCGAATGTCCTTCCAGACATTGAAAAATAGCGCTATGTTCGCTGTCGACCGGATAGATGGCGACACCGTTTGCTGCGGCGGCGGGCATGATTATCGACCCGGCAGCCACCAAAGTTTCTTTATTCGCCAAAGCGACCGCTTTTCCAGCATGAATCGCGGCCAACGTCGGCCGGATCCCGATCGAACCAACCACTGCGGTCAAGACCATATCGACATCGGAGGCTACGGCTATCTCAAGCAAACCCTCCATTCCTGAAAGCACTCGAATTCCGGTTCCGGATAGCGATTTTTTCAGCTCGGCCTGTAATTCAGGTTGTCCGATTACAACATAACGGGGATGGTAACGCTTTGCTTGCTCAATCAGCAGCTCGATGTTGGAACCCGCCGCCAAAGCCGTAACTTCTAAGCGATCTGGAAATTCGTCGACCACTTCAAGAGCTTGACGCCCAATTGAACCGGTCGATCCTAAAATTGCTAGACGTTTCATCCTAGATGCTCCATAAAAAATAATCGTTTATCGTTTTCTGGCCAAAAACCAATCTACTTTGTTGGATTGAAAAAAAATTTGGTAGAGTTTTCAGTGACGATGATTTTGGGATTGACTGATACAGTGCGATATACCGAACGTAGCACGATTAAGATGGCTGGAGCATAAAAAATTCCGGCAAAGCCGTACAATTTCATGCCCAAATACATGATTAGCAATGCCAAAAGCGGGTGGATGTTTAAATTACCCCCTACAAATCTTACCTCAAGCAACTGCCGGATTAAAACAATCAAACTGTAAGCCACCAAAAAAGCGACGGCACGGGGATAGAGGCCGAAAATCAGATCAATGAAGAACAACGGAAAAAAGACGAAACCTGGACCGATCACCGGAATTAAGTCTAGTATGCCAGCTAACACTGCATATGTAAAAACACCGGGGATCCCAATGAACTTCAAAGCCAACGCCGTCAGGAAACCGGTTATCGTGGCCAGAGTAAGCTCGGTTCGCAGATAGCGGGCCATTGTATCCAACATGTCATGTTTCAGTTCAGCTACGACCGGCAGCCATTGCGGCGGTAAAACCCGATAAAACCAACGGGTAATTCGAGTTTTATCCCGGCTTAAAAAAAATGCCGTAATCCCACCCAAAGCAACGGCAAAAAATATCTGCGGCAAAGCCGGTAATAATTGCATAATCCATAGCATAAAAGAACGTAGAATATGGTTGAATGATTCCGGAATTACCTGAAAATTTTTTATATCAGGCTGAAAAAACACAACAAACTGGGGCAAAACTTGCACCCAATGCGCAAAAAAATGGTTGAGTTGATTGATGAGGAGCGGCATTTTCGGCAAGAGCTCTATAGCCCCTTGGTATAACGCTAAAACAGTTAAAACCACTGCTGCGAGAATAAGCAGGGTCAAACTCATCAACAGCACACCAATAATAAAGCCCCTCTGAATTCTAAAACGGGCTTCAAAACGTGTTACCAAGGGATCAATCCAACAGGCCAGCAGTAATCCAATGAGAAACGGCGCAAAGACCGGGAATAAAAAACGAAAACCCAAGATTAAAAGGGAACCTACCACCGCTAGCCAGATGATTGTTCGTAATTCTTGGGTCACCGATCGTTCACCACTTAAAAATATGGCGTAATGTATGTAACCAGGTAATATACCACCGGCCCGGCAATCAGCAGACTGTCAAAACGGTCCAGAACACCGCCATGACCCGGCATAAAGGAACCTGAGTCTTTAACTCCCGCATTTCGTTTGATAATGGATTCGATCAGATCGCCGAATTGCCCGGCGATAACCACCAATATCCCCATCACGACGAGTTGGGCAAACGGTCGATGGCTGAATCCCGCAATAATCAGTGAGGCAATGATTCCCCCAAGAACTCCCCCGATAGAACCTTCAACGCTTTTTTTCGGACTAATTCGCGGCGAAAGCTTATGTTTGCCGAAATTGATGCCGACGAAATAAGCAGCCGTGTCATTAGCCCAGGTCACCAGCACTGTAAAGAGCGTAAATAGCAAGCCATCATTCCCCGGGATAAATCTCAGCAATAAGATATATGCAAACATAAACCCAATATAGACCGTACCGAAAAGATTCACCGCCGCATTGACCAGACCATTTTCAGGATCCCCGCGCAACAGCTCCATCAGAAAATTAATAATGAAAGCGACAATCAAGCCAAAGGTCAGGATCCTTTCGCAGATGCGCAGCGTTTCATAGGGATCGGGGCCGTAACGGCTAGCTGCAACATGGATCAGGGCGAGGAGGGATAATGAGATGAAGAGCATGACTTCGGTTTGAGGCCGGAAATTTTGGCGTTTGAGCAGATCGGCATATTCCAGGATTGCTAATACGACTAGAATACCGATGGCGAGTGTGTAATAGATCTGGCCGGCCCAGATCAGCCCAAAAAGCAGGAAAGCTCCTCCAAAACCCCAGATTATCCTCTGGATCATCGTTCCGATCCACCTCCCCTTATTCCGCCAAATCGTCGTTCCCGGCCACTGAAAAATGCGAAAGCCTTCAAAAGCTCATCTCTTCCGAAATCCGGCCAGTAGGTATCGGAAAAATAAAGTTCCGTATACGCTAATTGCCAAATGAGGAAGTTGCTGATGCGGTATTCTCCCCCGGGCTTGATGAGTAGATCGGGATCCGGCTGACCGGACGTGAATAAAAATTTAGCGAATTCGGACTCGGTAATCTTCTCAATGGACAATTTCGATTGTTGGATCTCGGAAACCATGGTTGTAATGGCGGATACTATTTCGGCACGCCCGCCGTAATTCAAGGCCACATTCAAATGCAGCAACTGGTTGCCAGCAGTGAGCCGCTCCGCTTTATCCATAGCTGAAACCATGGAGGGACTTAATCCATCGCGCAAACCAATAAAGCGGATTTGAACTCCTTTTTGATGTATCCCTTGAACCTCGTGCTGAAAAGCCTGGGAAAAAAGGTCCATGAGCGCACTGACTTCTTCAACCGGCCTTCGCCAATTTTCGGTTGAAAACGCATATAACGTCAAATAGGGTACCTTTGTTTCCAAACAGACATCGATGGCATCGCGAACCCGCTCCATCCCGGCACGATGCCCGGCGGTACGCGGCAAACCGCGTTTTCGAGCCCACCGACCGTTGCCATCCATAATAATTGCGACATGTTGCGGAACGTTCCGCACTTCTTGTCCAACCGTAGTTTTCTTCGAAAAACGCTCCAATAACCTCATATGATTAAATAACCCCCCTCCGAGAAAGGAGGGGGGGAAGTTTAAACTTCCATGATCTCCTTTTCTTTCATATCCAACAGCTTATCAACCTCGGTAATGAACCGGTCCGTCAGTTTTTGGACGTCATCAAGGGCTTTTTTATTCTCGTCTTCCGTAATCTTACCATCTTTCTCCAGTGCCTTCAGCTTATCATTGGTGTCACGACGCAAGTTGCGAATGGCGACCCTTTTTTCCTCGGCTTCCTTCTTGATCACCTTCACCAGTTCCTTGCGGCGCTCCTCCGTTAACTGGGGGATGGGCAAACGGATGACAGTCCCGTCATTCACGGGATTTAAGCCGAGATCCGCTTTCTGGATGGCTTTTTCGATTACGCTTAAGACCGATTTGTCCCATGGCTGAATCACCAACGAACGAGCATCCGGCACTGAAATATTGGCCAACTGATTCAAGGGCGTCGGGGTTCCATAGTACTCGACATGGACCTTCTCAAGAATATTAGGATTGGCACGGGAAGTGCGAATGGATTGAAACTCCCGCTTGGTAGCCTCAATCGCACCCTTCATGTGATTCTCAGTTTCTTTCAGTAAATCTTTGATCAAAACTAATCCTCCCCTCTCACAAACGTTCCGATTTTTTCGCCCATTACGATTCGCCGGATATTGCCAACCTCATTGAGGTTAAAAACCACGATCGGAATTTGATTATCCATGCACAGTGAAGTGGCTGTGGAATCCATAACCCTTAAGCGCTGCTGCAACACTTCCATGAACTTTAAGTCTTCAAACCGGACTGCCATGGGATCGATCTTGGGATCGGCGCTATACACGCCGTCCACCTTTTTGGCCATCAAGATGATCTCGGCTTCGATTTCTGCCGCGCGTAAGGCAGCGGCGGTATCCGTCGAAAAATAAGGGTTTCCCGTACCCGCGGCGAAGATAACCACCCGGCCTTTCTCAAGATGGCGGATAGCGCGCCTCCGGATATAAGGTTCGGCAATTTGCCGCATCTCAATGGCGGTTTGAACTCTTGTCGCAATCCCGAGCCTTTCAAATCCATCCTGCAGGGCTAAGGAATTAATGACCGTGGCCAACATTCCCATATAATCAGCGGTTGAACGGTCGATCCCGGCATGGCTGCCTACCGCGCCTCGCCAGAAATTGCCGCCTCCCACCACTACCGCTACCTGGACGCCCAGTTCATTCACTTCTTTGGTTTGGCGGGCTATCGTTTCAATTACTTCTTGGTCAATTCCAAATCCCTTCTCACCGGCGAGTGCCTCACCGCTGAGTTTTAACACAATCCTTTTATATTTTGGCGTCATTTGCAATATACCTCCGCCATTGAAATATATATTTTCGCGAATTGCATAACAAATCCTGCTAAGCGACAGAAAAAAGGAACACTTTCGTGTTCCCCCATTCACTAGCCTTTGATCTGGGACATAACCTCAGTGGCGAAATCGTCCTTCTTCTTCTCGATGCCCTCGCCCTTTTCAAATCGGGCGAAGCGCTTAATGACGATATCTTCACCGAGTTTGGCATTAAGCTCTTGAATGAGCTTGGTAATGGTCTTGTCATTGTCCTTGATGAACAATTGCTCGACCAAACAGACTTCCTTATAGAACTTATCCAAACGGCCTACCATGATCTTCTCGGCAATCGCCTCGGGCTTGCCTTCATTCATGGCTTGGGCTTTGTAAATTGCTTTTTCCTGTTCTAGAACTGACGCCGGAACTTCATCCCGTTTCACATATTCCGGCCGGGCGGCTGCCACTTGCATCGCCATGTCCTTCACAAAAGCCGCAAAGTCAGGGTCGCCCGCAGTGGCGGCTTTGGAAACCCCGATCTCCACCAGTACGCCGATCTTTCCACCCATGTGGATATAAGAATCGACCGCGCCGTTTTCGGTCAATTCGAAACGGGCAAACCGCCGTACGGCCATGTTTTCGCCAATGGTCGCGATCAATCCGGTCAAAGTCTCGGAAACTGTTTTTCCGCTGCTGATTGTCAAGCCGGCCAGACCCTCAAGATCAGCCGGAGCGTGATCGAGCACAGCCTGAGAAACATCGTTCACAAATTGTTGAAAATCGGGATTCTTCGCGACAAAATCCGTTTCACAGTTGACCTCAACGAGAACACCGGCCTTTTTGTCGACGCGAATTAATGAACTGACCAAGCCCTCCGCGGCAACCCGGCCGGCTTTCTTCGCGGCCGCTGCCAAGCCTTTTTCGCGCAGGAACTCAATGGCTTTATCTAAATCCCCATTCATTTCGGACAACGCTCTTTTGCAATCCATCATTCCGGCGCCGGTCCGTTCACGCAACTCCTTCACTACGGCGGCAGAAATTTCAGCCATAATCTTTCCCCCTCGTTCAAGATTGAGTCTTTGGAATCATTGATAAAAAGGGGTGGAACTTCTAATGTATCCACCCCAAAAGTTTTTATACCTCTTCAACCAACTCGATGTCGGAAACTGGTTCTTGGGTTTCAGCATTGGTGGTGGCCTCAGCTAATTGCTCTCCTTGCCTGGCTTCAATCACCGCGTCGGCGATTTTGCCGGCCAGCAATTTCACGGCTCGGATGGCGTCATCATTGCCGGGAATCACCGCATCGATCTCATCGGGATCGCAGTTGGTATCCACAATTCCGATCAAGGGAATTCCTAATTTCCTGCCTTCGGCTACCGCGATGCGCTCTTTTCGGGGATCCACCACAAAAATGGCGCCCGGCAGTTTGTGCATGTTGCGGATGCCGGAGAGGAATCTTTCCAAACGAACCCGCTCTTTTTGGATCTCAAGGACTTCTTTCTTGGGAAGGGCCTCAAAAGAACCGTCTTGCTCCATCTGCTCGATTTTGCGCAACCGATCGATCCGGGACCGAATCGTTTTGAAGTTGGTGAGCGTTCCGCCCAGCCAGCGTTGGGACACATACGGCATCCCGCAACGCTCGGCTTCCTCTTTGATGGCGTCCTGCGCCTGTTTTTTCGTGCCTACGAACAGAATTGTTTCTCCGTTCTCAATAACCGAACGGGCGAAAGAATAGGCTTCCTCAACCTTCTTGACAGTTTTCTGCAAATCAATGATGTAAATGCCATTTCTTTCGGTGAAGATGTACTGAGCCATCTTCGGGTTCCAACGTCTCGTCTGGTGACCAAAATGCACGCCGGCTTCCAATAATTGCTTCATGGAAATCACAGCCACATTAGCCACCTCCTTTCTTTGGTTTTTTCCGCCGCTCGCCTCATCTGAGCCAGGCCTGCCTAAAAAACAGGACCTCCGGTCTCATCGGCCAGCGTGTGTAGTCAATACACCGCTAAATAGTATAACACAATGTTATTCAAAAGAAAAGCCAAAATTTTCATTGGATCACTTTCCTTTGATACTGCGACTTATGCTCGAAAATTAGCCGAATCATTGGCTTTCACTGACAAGTTTTAAATTCTCCCGGTAAATGTCGCGAATCAGGCCAGCCACGGTTGTAACTTACTGGTGATCGTCGGTTTCGGATACGCGCCCACCATGCTGTCGACCTTCCGCCCGTCTTTGAAGATGAGTAGTGTCGGAATGGACATGATACCATACTCTGCGGCTAAATTCGGATTTTCATCGACATTGACTTTGACGATCTTCAGCCGGCCATCGAATTCTTGCGCCAAATCCTCCAATACCGGCGCGACCATCCGGCATGGACCGCACCAGGGAGCCCAAAAATCAACCAAGACGGTCTTATCGGAACGAATCACTTCCGCTGTAAAAGTCTGCTCCGTCAAATTTAACATTTCAGTCACCTCATTCAACGATTTGATATACCCCTATAGGTATAGAATATCAAAAAAAGACGCTTGGTTCAATAGGTCAATGGCTTTTTTGAGCGATTGGATAAAATCGGGGATCAGGCGAAGGCTCCAAGCATTAGCCCTTTCGCACGCTCTGAGAACGAGTTGGAGCCGGAACGATCCGGCTACGCGGTTTTGCCGTTCTTCCCAACCCTTGAGAAAGCATTCTCGATAGATAGGCGGATCCTCCGAAGCGTTTGGACGATCATCCGGACGCTTCGGAAAGTCGTTCGAAGCATTCGGCAGAGATGCCGGAGCCGCCGGACGATCTTCCGGACCTTTCGCAAGGTCGGACGGAAACTTTGGCAGACATGCCGAATCTTTAAACAATTTTTCCCGAGTTTTCGGAAAAAGGATCGAGTTGCATGACCATTTACAAAAAAATAAAGATCCCCCCTCATCGGAGGATCTTCTCTTGCCGAACCAAAGAGCCCGGGATTATTCCTCTCCAAACAGCATGGAGTCCGTGAAAATATCCATGAAATCCGGCTCCTCCGCCAGGTTGACATCTTGAATCGAGCGAGTTTTGGCGAGCAGTTCCTGAAGGCGGATTTTCGAAATCAAACATTGTACGGCTCCTACCCCTGCCGTATTTCCGACCGTTCTCACGCGCTGTGGCGGCACCTCCGGGATCAAACCGAGCAAAATCAGATCGGCCACATCCAGGAAATTCCCGAAAGCCCCGGCAATATAGATGGTTTCGAGTTCGGAAGCAAGAATCCCCGCGCGGCGGAGCATCAGTTCGATGCCGCAACGGATGGCGGCCTTTCCCAATTGAAAACTGCGGATATCTTCCTGCGAAAGATAAACCGGCCGGTTCTCGTCTCGCGTAAGATAATACCGTTTCGCTTGGAGATCGAGGTTCGGATCGACGCAATCGTTGGCAAAACCGCCGCTTCCGGTGATCACTCCCCGTTTGAAGAGCTCAGCCACGATGCGCACCAGACCGGAACCGCAAATTCCCAAGGGCGGCTGATTGGCGACGGTTCGGACCTGAAGCTCCGAACCGTGATAACCGATGTCAGTAACCGCGCCGGGCAGCGCCATCATTCCGCAGGAGAGCCGGCCGCCTTCAAAAGCCGGCCCGGCCGCTGTAGAGCATGCAAATAAATCCCCGTTCCCCGCCAGGACGATTTCACCATTGGTGCCGATATCCAGCAAGAGTTCTTTGCGATGGGGGTCCAATTGGCAAACCAATGCTCCTGCGGAAATATCGGATCCGACATGCCCGCCGATCCCCGGCAGGATAAAAACGGCGCCCTTGGGGTTCATGGCGATTTCCAATTCGGACGGAGTTAGAATCAAAAGGCTCGTAAAGACCGGACGAAACGGCGCCTTTCCCAAGGCGGCAGGGTTGATTCCAACCAGCAGATGGAGCATGCAACTGTTTCCCACACAATTGAGTTGGATAATCTGTTCGGTGCCCAAATGATTGGAGCGAATCAACTGACCGATCAGCTCATTGACAGCGCCAATAATGGAGCGGTGCAATTCTTCCAATCCTGCCGGTTCGGCCGCATGCTGGATGCGGGAAATCACATCCGCGCCATAGCGGGCTTGTGGATTGTAGCATGATGCTTTATTCTCCACCGCACCCGTGCCGAGATTGACCAGGTAAGCGGCGACGGTGGTGGTCCCGATATCGATGGCCGCGCCATACTTTACCTCCGGTTCAACAGCATTGATAGCTCCAATGATCCGGCCGTTAAAAAATTCCAACATCACCGTGGAAGCCGGCGCGGCATTGGCGATGGCTTCAAGGGCGACCCGCTCCGGCGGACAGCTGAGGTTAAGTTGGCGCGCGCACTCTTCCCAATCGGCCGGGGCGGCCAGCGCTTTGCTTTCCCAGAGCGGATTGAGGGCAACCGCTTCACCGGCTCCCTCGGTAAGAATCTGCCCTCCGGACGGTTCGGCGAATTCGATAGCCGCCGGTCCGCGGAGCACGGTTTGACATGCCAACCTGACTCCTCCGGCTAGTTCTGCCGCACTTAAAAGCCGGGTCTCATTCTCAGTGGGCGGGCTCACTTCGCCTTCAACTCTCACGCGGCATTTCCCGCAGGTGCCATTGCCATTGCAGGGAAAGCCGAATTGAGAAGCATAGGAACGGAGCAATTCGCCAACGGTTATTCCTTTTTTGCCCGGAACAACCCGATTTTGGTTTGTCAAATTTACGTTGAACGTTTCCATGGTAATCCTCGTTGATCGGTAGAATGATTGAGCAGCCTCAGATTTCTTCTATCATCCCATATGGCATCATGTCTTCGCAAGAAAATTTCGTGGTAGCGCCGAAAAAAATCTGATTGCGAAATAAATATGGCTGATCGACATATTTTAGCGCCACCCCTATCGTTTTACGATTATTTAGGTGGTTTTCGGTTTCGATGATTTAATCTTCCCGTACAATTTGAAGGACTCATAAAAAGCCCGGAAAATGACACTGAGCTTTGCTCCCGTCGGCCTTCCCTCTTTTCGAGGATAATGGTGAACCCCTATCTCCAGTATCCGATACCCGCCGTTCCGAATCTTGGCTAACAATTCCAGGCTAACAAGGGCGCCGGTTGATTCAATGGCGATCTGTTCGAGAACTTCCTTTTTTAATAGTTTAAAGGCGCAATCGATATCTTTGAATTTCAGATCAAAAAGCAAACGTGCCCAGAGATTCCACCCCCATGCATTTATCTTTCGGATGACCGAATCGACCCGCCGAATACGGTAACCAATCACTGCGTCAAGCGTCGGGTCTTTTTCCATGACATCGATAAAGCCAATCAATTCGCTTAGATTAAATTGCAAGTCACAATCGGAAAAGAAGATCAATCCGTAACGGCAGCTAAGAAAACCGGTTTGTAACGCTCCTCCATAGCCTTGATTCTTGAGATGCTTTTGTAATACAACATGCTGATTCCGCCGCACATAACTGCTTACAACCTCGGAAGTCCTATCCTTGCTGCCGTCATCCACAACGATGATCTCATATTCGCAACCGAGCGGTTCAACCACAGCAAGGGATTTGTCGATTGTCACAGCCACATTCGCCTCTTCGTTGTAGGCTGGGAAAAACAAGCTGATCCCTCTTTGATGAAGTAGCGGTTGGTCTCCTTGCG from Hydrogenispora ethanolica includes the following:
- a CDS encoding glycosyltransferase family 2 protein codes for the protein MPQGDQPLLHQRGISLFFPAYNEEANVAVTIDKSLAVVEPLGCEYEIIVVDDGSKDRTSEVVSSYVRRNQHVVLQKHLKNQGYGGALQTGFLSCRYGLIFFSDCDLQFNLSELIGFIDVMEKDPTLDAVIGYRIRRVDSVIRKINAWGWNLWARLLFDLKFKDIDCAFKLLKKEVLEQIAIESTGALVSLELLAKIRNGGYRILEIGVHHYPRKEGRPTGAKLSVIFRAFYESFKLYGKIKSSKPKTT
- a CDS encoding 1-deoxy-D-xylulose-5-phosphate reductoisomerase codes for the protein MKRLAILGSTGSIGRQALEVVDEFPDRLEVTALAAGSNIELLIEQAKRYHPRYVVIGQPELQAELKKSLSGTGIRVLSGMEGLLEIAVASDVDMVLTAVVGSIGIRPTLAAIHAGKAVALANKETLVAAGSIIMPAAAANGVAIYPVDSEHSAIFQCLEGHSPNQVRRLLLTASGGPFRTFQPEELAHVTLEQALNHPNWSMGGKITIDSATMFNKGLEVIEAHWLFGMPFDRIDVVIHPESVIHSMVELNDGSTIAQLGRCDMRLPIQLALTYPERLSNSFPKLDLSAGVQLNFYPVDPQLFPAVGLAYEAGRKGGSLPAAFNAANEAAVEAFQRGLLNFTGIVRIVSEVMGYHQKESFSPSPDLNEILAVDAWARRTAGDLIGKGR
- a CDS encoding AI-2E family transporter, which encodes MTQELRTIIWLAVVGSLLILGFRFLFPVFAPFLIGLLLACWIDPLVTRFEARFRIQRGFIIGVLLMSLTLLILAAVVLTVLALYQGAIELLPKMPLLINQLNHFFAHWVQVLPQFVVFFQPDIKNFQVIPESFNHILRSFMLWIMQLLPALPQIFFAVALGGITAFFLSRDKTRITRWFYRVLPPQWLPVVAELKHDMLDTMARYLRTELTLATITGFLTALALKFIGIPGVFTYAVLAGILDLIPVIGPGFVFFPLFFIDLIFGLYPRAVAFLVAYSLIVLIRQLLEVRFVGGNLNIHPLLALLIMYLGMKLYGFAGIFYAPAILIVLRSVYRTVSVNPKIIVTENSTKFFFNPTK
- the tsf gene encoding translation elongation factor Ts, which gives rise to MAEISAAVVKELRERTGAGMMDCKRALSEMNGDLDKAIEFLREKGLAAAAKKAGRVAAEGLVSSLIRVDKKAGVLVEVNCETDFVAKNPDFQQFVNDVSQAVLDHAPADLEGLAGLTISSGKTVSETLTGLIATIGENMAVRRFARFELTENGAVDSYIHMGGKIGVLVEIGVSKAATAGDPDFAAFVKDMAMQVAAARPEYVKRDEVPASVLEQEKAIYKAQAMNEGKPEAIAEKIMVGRLDKFYKEVCLVEQLFIKDNDKTITKLIQELNAKLGEDIVIKRFARFEKGEGIEKKKDDFATEVMSQIKG
- a CDS encoding ASKHA domain-containing protein, translated to METFNVNLTNQNRVVPGKKGITVGELLRSYASQFGFPCNGNGTCGKCRVRVEGEVSPPTENETRLLSAAELAGGVRLACQTVLRGPAAIEFAEPSGGQILTEGAGEAVALNPLWESKALAAPADWEECARQLNLSCPPERVALEAIANAAPASTVMLEFFNGRIIGAINAVEPEVKYGAAIDIGTTTVAAYLVNLGTGAVENKASCYNPQARYGADVISRIQHAAEPAGLEELHRSIIGAVNELIGQLIRSNHLGTEQIIQLNCVGNSCMLHLLVGINPAALGKAPFRPVFTSLLILTPSELEIAMNPKGAVFILPGIGGHVGSDISAGALVCQLDPHRKELLLDIGTNGEIVLAGNGDLFACSTAAGPAFEGGRLSCGMMALPGAVTDIGYHGSELQVRTVANQPPLGICGSGLVRIVAELFKRGVITGSGGFANDCVDPNLDLQAKRYYLTRDENRPVYLSQEDIRSFQLGKAAIRCGIELMLRRAGILASELETIYIAGAFGNFLDVADLILLGLIPEVPPQRVRTVGNTAGVGAVQCLISKIRLQELLAKTRSIQDVNLAEEPDFMDIFTDSMLFGEE
- the pyrH gene encoding UMP kinase, which encodes MTPKYKRIVLKLSGEALAGEKGFGIDQEVIETIARQTKEVNELGVQVAVVVGGGNFWRGAVGSHAGIDRSTADYMGMLATVINSLALQDGFERLGIATRVQTAIEMRQIAEPYIRRRAIRHLEKGRVVIFAAGTGNPYFSTDTAAALRAAEIEAEIILMAKKVDGVYSADPKIDPMAVRFEDLKFMEVLQQRLRVMDSTATSLCMDNQIPIVVFNLNEVGNIRRIVMGEKIGTFVRGED
- the trxA gene encoding thioredoxin; translation: MTEMLNLTEQTFTAEVIRSDKTVLVDFWAPWCGPCRMVAPVLEDLAQEFDGRLKIVKVNVDENPNLAAEYGIMSIPTLLIFKDGRKVDSMVGAYPKPTITSKLQPWLA
- a CDS encoding phosphatidate cytidylyltransferase, which produces MIQRIIWGFGGAFLLFGLIWAGQIYYTLAIGILVVLAILEYADLLKRQNFRPQTEVMLFISLSLLALIHVAASRYGPDPYETLRICERILTFGLIVAFIINFLMELLRGDPENGLVNAAVNLFGTVYIGFMFAYILLLRFIPGNDGLLFTLFTVLVTWANDTAAYFVGINFGKHKLSPRISPKKSVEGSIGGVLGGIIASLIIAGFSHRPFAQLVVMGILVVIAGQFGDLIESIIKRNAGVKDSGSFMPGHGGVLDRFDSLLIAGPVVYYLVTYITPYF
- a CDS encoding isoprenyl transferase; this encodes MRLLERFSKKTTVGQEVRNVPQHVAIIMDGNGRWARKRGLPRTAGHRAGMERVRDAIDVCLETKVPYLTLYAFSTENWRRPVEEVSALMDLFSQAFQHEVQGIHQKGVQIRFIGLRDGLSPSMVSAMDKAERLTAGNQLLHLNVALNYGGRAEIVSAITTMVSEIQQSKLSIEKITESEFAKFLFTSGQPDPDLLIKPGGEYRISNFLIWQLAYTELYFSDTYWPDFGRDELLKAFAFFSGRERRFGGIRGGGSER
- the rpsB gene encoding 30S ribosomal protein S2, with amino-acid sequence MAVISMKQLLEAGVHFGHQTRRWNPKMAQYIFTERNGIYIIDLQKTVKKVEEAYSFARSVIENGETILFVGTKKQAQDAIKEEAERCGMPYVSQRWLGGTLTNFKTIRSRIDRLRKIEQMEQDGSFEALPKKEVLEIQKERVRLERFLSGIRNMHKLPGAIFVVDPRKERIAVAEGRKLGIPLIGIVDTNCDPDEIDAVIPGNDDAIRAVKLLAGKIADAVIEARQGEQLAEATTNAETQEPVSDIELVEEV
- the frr gene encoding ribosome recycling factor; amino-acid sequence: MIKDLLKETENHMKGAIEATKREFQSIRTSRANPNILEKVHVEYYGTPTPLNQLANISVPDARSLVIQPWDKSVLSVIEKAIQKADLGLNPVNDGTVIRLPIPQLTEERRKELVKVIKKEAEEKRVAIRNLRRDTNDKLKALEKDGKITEDENKKALDDVQKLTDRFITEVDKLLDMKEKEIMEV